The nucleotide window GGTTGATGATGGCCGCGGCCAGCAGGATGATCTGCATGAAGTCCTGGTACTGGCGCACGAACGCCTGGAGGGCCGACTCCTTCTTGGCCCCGGTGAGCCGGTTCGGGCCATGCGAGGCGAGCCGGCTGGCCGCCTCGGCCCCGCTCAGGCCCCGCTCCGGCGCGACCCCGAGCTCAGCGGCCACCGCCGACGCCTCGGACCCATGCCAACCAGGGCGGACGTCTTTGCTGGCTCGTAGCTCCTGGCTCGCAGTCACGGTCAGTCCTCCGGTTCCGGCATCGGGACGCACGGGTTGATGGTGGCCTTGCTCCCGATGGCCTGCCTCATCTGTTCCTGGTGAGTTCCCGCCCCGAAGTTCATCCGGAGGAGATGGTGACGGCGTGGCCGCCGTGGCCGACGCTGGTGTCCATGGGGGTGTTGCTCATGGGTGAGGTCCGGTATGCCGTGCGGGTACGGGGTCACCGCGGCGACGCGGTGCAGGTGGCGCTGCGGGAGGGGCTGGAGGTGGCCACCGACCCGGTGCGGACGGTGCTGCGGGGCCGCCTGCCCGACCAGGCGGCGCTGCTCGGCATTCTGGCCACGGCCCGGCTGCTGGGCCTGGAGCTGCTCGAGGTCAGGCGGCTGCCTCAAGGGGGCAGCCGATGACTGGGGTCGGCGTCCTCCTCCGGCTGCCCGGTTCCCGGTAGACGGCGGAGCTCGACGACCTCGAGGCCGAGGGACTGCAGCCTGGTCAGCAGCTCATGGAGGGCGTCCTGATCGGGGATCGGCCCGTACAGGATCGTCTCGACGGGTTCGGTCGTGGCGGTCAGCCCGTCGAATGCCAGCAGCACCGACTCGCCGACGCGGCCCTTGATCCGGATCTCGTAGTTGGCTGCCACGCGCGTCCCCTCTGCTCGCCGACGGGTCCACGATCCCGTCGCGGCCAGAT belongs to Actinomycetota bacterium and includes:
- a CDS encoding cation-transporting P-type ATPase; amino-acid sequence: MAAELGVAPERGLSGAEAASRLASHGPNRLTGAKKESALQAFVRQYQDFMQIILLAAAIIN